The proteins below are encoded in one region of Amycolatopsis acidiphila:
- a CDS encoding bifunctional 4-hydroxy-2-oxoglutarate aldolase/2-dehydro-3-deoxy-phosphogluconate aldolase, whose translation MSNALFPRPEVIAILRAASADRFREVAELLYETGVRVIELTLTTPGAVDALADLRARLPGDVVLGMGTVLTEADVEVSVAAGAGCLFTPTCRPNVIEVAGDRGVPIVAGAATPTEIYDAYAAGASAVKVFPAAQLGGPGFLRAIRAPLPAPPLVPTGGVEISDVGEYFAAGAAAVGLGSPLLGDALQDGGLGALADRVRVALAARDAVPV comes from the coding sequence ATGAGTAACGCGTTGTTCCCGCGGCCCGAGGTCATCGCGATCCTGCGGGCCGCCTCGGCGGACCGGTTCCGTGAGGTCGCGGAGTTGCTCTACGAGACCGGTGTCCGCGTCATCGAGCTCACGCTGACGACACCGGGCGCGGTGGACGCGCTCGCGGATCTGCGTGCGCGCCTGCCGGGCGACGTCGTGCTGGGGATGGGCACCGTGCTCACCGAAGCCGACGTCGAGGTGTCCGTCGCCGCCGGTGCGGGATGCCTGTTCACCCCGACCTGCCGGCCCAACGTCATCGAGGTCGCCGGTGACCGCGGCGTGCCGATCGTGGCCGGCGCCGCCACGCCCACGGAGATCTACGACGCGTACGCGGCGGGTGCCTCCGCGGTCAAAGTGTTTCCGGCTGCGCAACTGGGCGGCCCCGGTTTCCTGCGTGCGATCCGGGCCCCGCTGCCCGCCCCACCCCTCGTGCCGACGGGTGGGGTCGAAATCAGCGACGTGGGCGAGTACTTCGCGGCGGGCGCGGCCGCGGTGGGGCTCGGCAGCCCGCTGCTGGGCGACGCGTTGCAGGACGGGGGTCTGGGCGCCCTTGCCGACCGGGTGCGGGTGGCGCTCGCAGCACGGGACGCGGTTCCGGTATGA
- a CDS encoding mandelate racemase/muconate lactonizing enzyme family protein has product MRITGVSATPLGSPLDGELRWGAMAVRVKGGVVVRVTTDEGLEGIGEAGFSAEYFPTVGPIINSQLAPMLIGKDPRDIGALWQQMLDATHMWGRRGIETYAISGVDIALWDLLGKIADQPVYRLLGASKSSVRAYFAPSLKPTAEIVEECRTAVADGFSAIKLRATKDLAQAVELVGSVRDAVGPDVDLMVDANMSYDRRGALQLARELEALGVAWLEEPILSRSLTQYVDDHSWLADRVSLRLAGGESLLTRFEYIDLLTRRTFDVVQPDCTSVGGISEAKRVADLASTWNLTCVPHIACSSGTGVALAAGLHLILACENAPLIEVDAYGGPGWDGLLKNPLEVRDGYVTALDAPGIGVELSPDAYERFAVSPA; this is encoded by the coding sequence ATGCGAATCACCGGTGTCTCCGCGACGCCGCTCGGTTCTCCGCTCGACGGAGAGCTGCGCTGGGGGGCCATGGCCGTCCGCGTCAAGGGCGGGGTCGTCGTCCGGGTCACCACGGACGAGGGGCTCGAAGGGATCGGCGAGGCCGGTTTCTCCGCGGAGTACTTCCCCACCGTGGGGCCGATCATCAACTCCCAGCTCGCGCCGATGCTCATCGGCAAGGATCCTCGTGACATCGGAGCGCTGTGGCAGCAGATGCTCGACGCGACGCACATGTGGGGCCGCCGGGGCATCGAGACCTACGCGATCAGCGGCGTGGACATCGCGCTGTGGGACCTGCTCGGCAAGATCGCCGACCAGCCCGTCTACCGGCTGCTGGGCGCGTCGAAGTCCAGTGTGCGTGCGTACTTCGCACCGTCGCTCAAGCCCACCGCCGAGATCGTCGAGGAGTGCCGGACCGCCGTGGCGGACGGGTTCAGCGCGATCAAGCTGCGGGCCACCAAGGACCTCGCCCAGGCGGTCGAGCTCGTCGGGTCCGTGCGGGACGCCGTGGGCCCCGATGTCGATCTCATGGTGGACGCCAACATGTCCTACGACCGCCGCGGTGCGCTGCAGCTCGCCCGCGAGCTCGAGGCCCTGGGCGTGGCCTGGCTCGAAGAGCCGATCCTGTCGCGCAGCCTCACTCAGTACGTGGACGACCATTCCTGGCTGGCCGATCGCGTCTCGCTGCGGCTGGCGGGCGGCGAGTCGCTGCTCACCCGCTTCGAGTACATCGACCTGCTCACCCGCCGCACGTTCGATGTGGTGCAGCCCGACTGCACCAGCGTCGGCGGGATCTCCGAGGCCAAGCGCGTGGCGGATCTGGCCAGCACGTGGAACCTGACGTGCGTGCCGCACATCGCGTGTTCGTCGGGCACCGGCGTCGCGCTGGCCGCCGGGCTGCACCTGATCCTCGCGTGCGAGAACGCGCCGCTCATCGAGGTCGATGCCTACGGCGGCCCAGGCTGGGACGGCCTGCTGAAGAACCCGCTCGAGGTGCGGGACGGGTACGTGACCGCGCTGGACGCGCCCGGCATCGGTGTCGAACTCAGTCCGGACGCCTACGAGCGCTTCGCGGTGTCCCCGGCATGA
- a CDS encoding gluconate 2-dehydrogenase subunit 3 family protein: MTLKADWEIVGAPVDPDSDERLFFTEHGWETIEAAAARIIPTDRDPGAREARVIVFLDRYLSGSDYIFAAADGSGFLKLTGKFADAWRARMADMQQTYRDGIKRLDEIAGSEFGKQFKELGESEQDHVLEILSGAPKPAPVTLGTSEAVGTFLQGVFDEGLPFFDALCLHVRQGFYCDPVYGGNKDQIGWKVIGFPGPKSLKDTMDGTYSTTEYFVQEYDWHELVPYLREQVGD, translated from the coding sequence GTGACCCTCAAGGCCGACTGGGAGATCGTCGGTGCGCCGGTGGATCCCGATTCCGACGAGCGGCTCTTCTTCACCGAACACGGCTGGGAGACCATCGAGGCGGCCGCGGCCCGCATCATCCCCACCGACCGCGACCCCGGTGCGCGCGAAGCCCGCGTCATCGTGTTCCTCGACCGGTACCTGTCCGGTAGCGACTACATCTTCGCCGCCGCGGACGGCAGCGGGTTCCTGAAACTGACCGGAAAGTTCGCCGACGCCTGGCGGGCACGCATGGCCGACATGCAGCAGACCTACCGCGACGGCATCAAGCGGCTCGACGAGATCGCCGGCAGCGAGTTCGGCAAGCAGTTCAAGGAACTCGGTGAGTCCGAACAGGACCATGTCCTGGAAATCCTGTCCGGGGCGCCGAAACCGGCTCCGGTCACGCTCGGCACGAGCGAGGCGGTCGGGACGTTTCTGCAGGGTGTCTTCGACGAGGGTCTGCCGTTCTTCGACGCCCTGTGCCTGCATGTCCGGCAGGGTTTCTACTGCGATCCGGTCTACGGCGGCAACAAGGACCAGATCGGCTGGAAGGTGATCGGTTTCCCCGGTCCGAAGTCGCTCAAGGACACCATGGACGGCACGTACAGCACGACCGAGTACTTCGTGCAGGAATACGACTGGCACGAGCTCGTCCCGTACCTGCGCGAGCAGGTCGGCGACTAG
- a CDS encoding GMC family oxidoreductase, with protein MPYTRKPDPVDAIVVGLGATGGTAAKVLSEAGMKVVGFDRGPWLRAQDHYSGDELKFINRNYLWPDPKLFPRTLRHDEDSVAEVFPFSPTPQLVGGGTNHWAGWVPRPRESDFIQRSLHGDLDGANLADWPIRYEHLEPYLTKVEWEFGVSGIAGADKYEPFRSKGYPSQPLRPTRFGKRFYDACNKLGINGFPIPHAMVTNRHKGRDPFNTTSFWNQYGDPSTARSNTLTTFIPEAVATGNFELRPESFVREIKVGKDGRATGVVYIDPDGNEVQQDAEVVILSLGAIESARLMLMSKSPQFPDGLGNSSGQVGKNATFHEYLFAVGLFDQEIDDPLYGWTGNYISGGSFEFYETDESRGHIGGSLISASQTCHPINMVFPGRPTWGEGMKDADRNYFSFAMKIGLILHDMPVESNRVDLDPTVKDAWGLPVARITHKPHPNDVAMGKWQVDKNAEILQAAGARKTIPVYLQRMTGNTCHQHGTARMGTDPAKTVLNEWCQSHDVDNLFVVDGACFPTSTGVNPTLAMMANAWRCSEYIAEVYAKGREEHLKVG; from the coding sequence GTGCCGTACACGAGAAAGCCGGACCCGGTCGACGCGATCGTCGTCGGCCTCGGGGCGACCGGCGGCACCGCCGCCAAGGTGTTGTCCGAGGCCGGGATGAAGGTGGTCGGTTTCGACCGCGGCCCGTGGCTGCGCGCGCAGGACCACTACTCCGGGGACGAGCTCAAGTTCATCAACCGCAACTACCTGTGGCCCGACCCGAAGCTGTTTCCGCGCACCCTGCGCCACGACGAGGACTCGGTGGCCGAGGTGTTCCCGTTCTCCCCGACCCCCCAGCTGGTGGGCGGGGGGACCAACCACTGGGCGGGCTGGGTTCCGCGGCCGCGGGAGTCGGACTTCATCCAGCGCTCCCTGCACGGCGACCTCGACGGCGCGAACCTCGCGGACTGGCCGATCCGCTACGAGCACCTCGAGCCCTACCTGACGAAGGTGGAGTGGGAGTTCGGCGTGTCCGGCATTGCCGGTGCCGACAAGTACGAGCCCTTCCGCAGCAAGGGTTACCCGAGTCAACCGCTGCGCCCGACCCGTTTCGGCAAGCGGTTCTACGACGCCTGCAACAAGCTGGGCATCAACGGCTTCCCGATCCCGCACGCCATGGTCACCAACCGGCACAAGGGCCGGGATCCCTTCAACACCACCAGTTTCTGGAATCAGTACGGTGACCCGAGCACAGCGCGGTCGAACACCCTGACCACCTTCATCCCGGAGGCGGTCGCGACCGGCAACTTCGAACTGCGCCCGGAGTCCTTCGTCCGGGAGATCAAGGTCGGCAAGGACGGGCGCGCGACCGGCGTCGTGTACATCGACCCGGACGGCAACGAGGTGCAGCAGGACGCCGAGGTCGTCATCCTCAGCCTCGGCGCGATCGAGTCCGCGCGGCTCATGCTCATGTCGAAATCGCCGCAGTTCCCGGACGGGCTGGGCAACTCCAGCGGCCAGGTCGGCAAGAACGCGACCTTCCACGAGTACCTGTTCGCGGTGGGCCTGTTCGACCAGGAGATCGACGATCCGTTGTACGGCTGGACCGGTAACTACATCAGCGGCGGCTCGTTCGAGTTCTACGAGACCGACGAGAGCAGGGGGCACATCGGTGGCTCGCTGATCTCGGCCTCGCAGACCTGCCACCCGATCAACATGGTCTTCCCCGGCCGCCCGACGTGGGGCGAGGGGATGAAGGACGCCGACCGCAACTACTTCAGCTTCGCCATGAAGATCGGCCTGATCCTGCACGACATGCCGGTGGAGTCGAACCGGGTGGACCTGGACCCGACCGTCAAGGACGCGTGGGGGCTGCCGGTCGCCCGCATCACGCACAAACCGCACCCGAACGACGTCGCGATGGGCAAGTGGCAGGTCGACAAGAACGCCGAGATCCTGCAGGCGGCAGGTGCGCGCAAGACCATCCCGGTGTACCTGCAGCGGATGACCGGCAACACGTGCCACCAGCACGGCACGGCGCGCATGGGCACCGACCCGGCGAAGACGGTGCTCAACGAGTGGTGCCAGAGCCACGACGTGGACAACCTCTTCGTCGTGGACGGCGCGTGCTTCCCCACCTCTACCGGCGTCAACCCGACACTCGCCATGATGGCCAATGCCTGGCGGTGCAGCGAGTACATCGCCGAGGTCTACGCCAAGGGCCGCGAAGAGCACCTCAAGGTCGGCTGA
- a CDS encoding GMC family oxidoreductase, with protein sequence MAAYTETDVLVIGAGAGGAAMSKRLSDDGIKVVCLEQGDWLHPMDHPHFYDGWELERHRAWSWHANVRMFPEDYPTTGNTEPMMMNGVGGSTLHYAGAWPRFKPVDFRKGTEHGVEGTIDWPISYEELEPFYAINDAEIGVARRTGDPGNPPRPEGWGPANRGGKVGHKMGRGFDKLGWHWWPADNAILTKPKDARLPCNDCGFCLGGCPRHAIASTDVTYWPRALRNGVDLRTNARVERINAKHGRATGATYIDRITGARHEVRADIVVVAANSIGTPRLLLMSAQEGHPDGLANSNGLVGTHLMFHSWSFEDFWFDEPLEGFKGPEPAVLYSQQFYDTDTSRGFVNGFSLQVGTALGAANSALGTNTGNITPWGARHREFFNSHFGRHALIYVQGEDLPVRTNRVTLDPEVTDSSGLPAPHVHYDLHENDRQLIEWGRRRAREAADAAGGVIDTASTGIGGIDGPPPGWHIMGTCRMGNTPEDSVTNKWNQTWDVPNLFITDASSLTTGAAVNPTSTLQAVAVRCAEYIKRRHGDIRTQTRTPGNADAPGF encoded by the coding sequence ATGGCCGCGTACACCGAAACCGATGTGCTGGTGATCGGCGCGGGCGCCGGCGGCGCCGCGATGAGCAAGCGCCTGTCCGACGACGGCATCAAGGTCGTCTGCCTGGAGCAGGGCGACTGGCTGCACCCGATGGACCACCCGCACTTCTACGACGGCTGGGAACTGGAGCGCCACCGCGCGTGGTCCTGGCACGCCAACGTCCGGATGTTCCCGGAGGACTACCCGACCACCGGCAACACCGAGCCGATGATGATGAACGGCGTCGGCGGCTCGACCCTGCACTACGCCGGTGCGTGGCCGCGGTTCAAGCCGGTCGATTTCCGCAAGGGCACCGAGCACGGTGTCGAGGGCACGATCGACTGGCCGATCAGCTACGAAGAGCTCGAACCGTTCTACGCCATCAACGACGCGGAGATCGGGGTCGCGCGGCGGACCGGTGATCCCGGCAACCCGCCGCGCCCCGAAGGCTGGGGTCCGGCCAACCGCGGTGGCAAGGTCGGCCACAAGATGGGTCGCGGGTTCGACAAGCTCGGCTGGCACTGGTGGCCGGCCGACAACGCGATCCTCACCAAGCCCAAGGACGCGCGCCTGCCCTGCAACGACTGCGGGTTCTGCCTGGGTGGCTGTCCCCGGCACGCCATCGCCTCGACCGACGTCACCTACTGGCCCAGGGCGCTGCGCAACGGGGTCGACCTGCGCACCAACGCCCGCGTCGAGCGGATCAACGCGAAGCACGGCCGCGCGACCGGCGCCACCTACATCGACCGGATCACCGGCGCGCGGCACGAGGTGCGCGCGGACATCGTGGTGGTGGCCGCGAACTCGATCGGCACGCCGCGACTGCTGCTGATGTCGGCGCAGGAAGGGCACCCCGACGGCCTCGCCAACTCGAACGGGCTCGTCGGCACGCACCTGATGTTCCACAGCTGGTCGTTCGAGGACTTCTGGTTCGACGAGCCCCTCGAAGGGTTCAAGGGCCCGGAACCCGCGGTGCTCTACAGCCAGCAGTTCTACGACACCGACACCTCGCGCGGCTTCGTGAACGGGTTCTCGCTGCAGGTCGGTACGGCGCTGGGCGCGGCGAACAGCGCGCTGGGCACCAACACCGGCAACATCACCCCGTGGGGTGCCAGGCACCGGGAGTTCTTCAACTCCCACTTCGGCCGGCACGCCCTGATCTACGTGCAGGGTGAGGACCTCCCGGTCCGGACCAACCGCGTCACGCTCGACCCGGAGGTCACCGACTCCAGCGGACTTCCCGCCCCGCACGTGCACTACGACCTGCACGAGAACGACCGCCAGCTGATCGAATGGGGCCGGCGGCGCGCGCGCGAGGCCGCCGACGCGGCCGGCGGTGTGATCGACACAGCGAGCACGGGCATCGGCGGGATCGACGGGCCGCCGCCTGGTTGGCACATCATGGGCACCTGCCGGATGGGTAACACGCCCGAGGATTCCGTGACGAACAAATGGAACCAGACCTGGGACGTGCCCAACCTGTTCATCACCGACGCGAGCTCGCTGACCACCGGGGCCGCCGTGAACCCCACGAGCACGCTGCAGGCCGTCGCCGTGCGATGTGCCGAGTACATCAAGCGCCGCCACGGCGACATCCGCACGCAGACCAGGACACCTGGTAACGCGGATGCTCCGGGCTTCTGA